A single region of the Polyodon spathula isolate WHYD16114869_AA chromosome 12, ASM1765450v1, whole genome shotgun sequence genome encodes:
- the LOC121323836 gene encoding G2/M phase-specific E3 ubiquitin-protein ligase-like has protein sequence MKKNKRAEVENIQNQPCVFCKLPDDCPEKYGEKTTCTKHNITLHYFCLLMSSGVYQRGEENEGIYGFLVEDIQKEINRSSRLACHFCKKRGASVGCSVKACRKSFHFPCGLKKECIFQFTQMFPSFCWIHRPVQRATVSSRLSGQYSCTICLDFIEPALSYSVLKCPCCNSSWFHRDCVQHQAYSAGMFFFRCTICNNKDMFQQEMLRMGIYIPEKDASWELEENAYSELLQSYQHCDVRHCFCRKGREYSQPNSKWEIVRCQYCGSRGTHRSCSSLKRFQENWVCSECRAIIHKTETLQRTSVGSLASSPMKNETAKQLVKPSPKRSRLSALYHRDIPSRQSLQTLPAMEILKQLQVQINLLEFTRFTINKEDVFRGALCALRRKGFDPHRVIAVKFTNTRNTFETVANNQGHRREFLRLLMHKLENSSLFEGSCSKNLALDPQALREDLYYDAGRMIGLSLIHGGPAPGFFSKMLFNCVLYGPENIVPTLEDLADACAMQKVKKIEEALTQDELETAIKEASEYLAVAGCLRPDWTLCDKEILMKEILNFHLITQMHVPIQRFCEGLKILGLLEKIQLFPEAFAELFCHKPQKLTSLKLGDLFTVHCSLDGNRKLRETKVIGFWRQYLQDCEDSACPVSLETILVFATAADAVPPMGFVPEPSIEFLHNQGQLQEMFPQGETSFNILKLPIVQTYEEFRRSMDYAICCSI, from the exons atgaaaaaaaacaaacgtgcAGAAGTGGAGAACATTCAGAACCAGC CATGTGTTTTCTGTAAACTGCCTGATGACTGTCCAGAAAAGTATGGGGAGAAGACGACTTGCACAAAGCACAACATTACACTTCATTATTTCTGCCTT cTTATGTCCAGTGGTGTATATCAACGTGGTGAAGAAAATGAAGGGATCTATGGATTTTTAGTTGAAGACATACAAAAGGAGATCAATAGATCTTCTAGATTG GCTTGTCATTTCTGCAAGAAGAGAGGAGCGTCTGTTGGATGTTCAGTTAAAGCGTGTCGGAAGAGCTTCCATTTCCCATGTGGATTAAAGAAAGAGTGTATTTTCCAGTTTACACAAATGTTTCC GTCATTCTGCTGGATCCACAGGCCTGTTCAGCGCGCAACAGTGTCAAGCAGGTTGAGTGGTCAATACTCCTGTACCATATGCCTGGATTTCATTGAGCCAGCCTTGTCTTACAGTGTTTTGAAATGTCCCTGTTGTAACAGTAGCTGGTTTCACAGGGATTGTGTACAG CATCAGGCCTATAGTGCTGGAATGTTCTTTTTTAGGTGCACTATATGCAACAACAAAGACATGTTTCAGCAAGAGATGCTCAGGATGGGTATATACATTCCAGAGAA GGATGCCTCCTGGGAGCTAGAAGAAAATGCGTATAGTGAGCTGTTGCAGTCCTATCAACATTGCGATGTCCGTCACTGTTTTTGCAGAAAAGGAAGAGAATACAGTCAGCCCAACAG CAAGTGGGAAATTGTAAGGTGCCAGTACTGCGGCTCCAGAGGAACTCATCGATCCTGCTCTTCTCTGAAAAGGTTCCAAGAAAATTGGGTGTGCTCAGAATGCAGAGCCATCATTCACAAAACAG AGACTTTACAAAGGACCAGTGTTGGTTCGTTGGCCTCTTCCCCAATGAAGAATGAAACCGCAAAGCAATTAGTAAAACCTTCTCCAAAAAGGTCAAGACTGTCAGCCCTTTACCACAGGGACATTCCGAGCAG gcaATCATTACAGACATTACCAGCTATGGAGATTTTAAAGCAACTACAAGTGCAGATTAACCTACTTGAATTCACAAGATTTACCATCAACAAAGAAGATGTCTTTAGGGGTGCCTTGTGCGCTTTGAGGCGTAAAGGGTTTGATCCCCACCGTGTAATTGCTGTGAAGTTTACAAACACAAGAAACACTTTTGAAACTGTGGCAAATAATCAGGGACACAGGAGGGAATTCCTACGTCTACTGATGCATAAACTTGAAAATTCCTCACTGTTTGAGGGCTCTTGTAGTAAGAACTTAGCACTAGACCCTCAAG cTTTGAGGGAGGATCTGTACTATGATGCTGGACGGATGATTGGGCTATCCCTCATACATGGTGGCCCAGCTCCCGGGTTCTTCTCAAAAATGCTCTTTAATTGCGTGCTGTACGGACCAGAAAACATTGTACCCACCCTGGAGGACCTGGCTGATGCATGTGCCATGCAAAAGGTCAAGAAG ATTGAAGAGGCATTGACTCAGGATGAGCTGGAAACCGCAATTAAGGAAGCTTCTGAGTATCTGGCTGTTGCCGGATGTTTAAGACCAGACTGGACTTTGTGTGACAAGGAAATATTGATGAAAGAAATTCTAAACTTCCACTTGATTACACAAATGCATGTGCCCATTCAAAG ATTCTGTGAAGGGCTAAAAATCCTTGGCCTTTTGGAAAAAATTCAGTTGTTCCCAGAAGCCTTCGCTGAATTGTTTTGCCACAAACCACAAAAACTTACATCACTTAAACTTGGTGACCTTTTCACAGTCCACTGTTCTCTTGATGGGAATAGAAAGCTACGTGAGACTAAAGTTATTGGCTTCTGGAGGCAATACTTACAGGACTGTGAAG ATTCTGCATGTCCTGTGTCCCTGGAGACCATTCTTGTATTTGCAACAGCAGCTGATGCAGTTCCTCCCATGGGCTTTGTCCCTGAACCCTCCATAGAGTTTCTCCATAATCAAGGCCAGCTTCAAGAGATGTTTCCACAAGGGGAGACATCCTTCAACATCCTGAAACTGCCAATAGTTCAAACTTACGAAGAGTTTAGAAGGAGCATGGATTACGCCATCTGTTGCAGTATATAA